In one Arenibacter antarcticus genomic region, the following are encoded:
- a CDS encoding glycosyltransferase family 2 protein, translating into MTDIKVIIPAYNEADSIAKVIHEIPEIVSEVIVVNNNSTDDTAKNAQLAGATVLTENRKGYGYACLKGINHLSKQSKPPDIIVFMDGDYSDYPEELSKVVQPILDNDIDLVIGARVKELREDGSMTPQQIFGNALATTLMKWFFGATFTDLGPFRAIKYKTLMALEMEDKTYGWTVEMQLKTIKRRFTYTEVPVRYKKRIGVSKVSGTLKGSIFAGAKILGWIFKYSLK; encoded by the coding sequence ATGACGGACATCAAAGTAATTATCCCGGCTTATAACGAAGCCGACTCTATTGCCAAAGTAATACATGAAATCCCAGAAATAGTTTCGGAAGTGATTGTTGTAAACAACAATTCTACGGATGACACCGCCAAGAATGCACAGCTTGCCGGGGCCACGGTCCTCACCGAAAACCGAAAAGGATATGGTTACGCCTGCCTTAAGGGAATAAATCACCTGTCCAAACAATCCAAACCACCCGATATTATCGTATTTATGGATGGAGATTATTCTGACTATCCCGAGGAGCTTTCCAAAGTGGTACAGCCTATTTTGGACAACGACATTGATTTGGTTATAGGTGCTAGGGTGAAGGAGTTAAGGGAGGATGGGTCTATGACACCACAACAGATTTTTGGCAATGCACTTGCTACCACCTTGATGAAATGGTTCTTTGGAGCCACGTTTACGGACCTAGGTCCGTTCCGGGCAATTAAGTACAAAACGCTAATGGCGCTCGAAATGGAGGACAAGACCTACGGTTGGACTGTAGAAATGCAATTAAAAACTATTAAAAGGCGTTTTACATATACCGAAGTACCAGTTCGTTACAAAAAAAGAATTGGGGTTTCAAAAGTATCAGGAACGTTAAAAGGAAGTATATTTGCAGGCGCAAAAATCCTAGGTTGGATATTTAAATACAGTTTAAAATAA
- a CDS encoding 4Fe-4S dicluster domain-containing protein encodes MKAIKNIGLLIFLVGLGIFALLPLTGTFTLSGESLQTVLKEQNIQSELFVTEMENNVVGKEFNGIGALSSKVTSALENTNAQHRKNKEYNKIMYTSPHDMAATFAKISGEGFIVSNKILMWFLTFGLAIIGALLFILPNVILLGKKGIKNDGIYHENATNKGWIAWLVFIFLVSFYLVLYFRPEYAVNWTYTLDPLSQWLSGNPAGHWFVYGFMYSTVMSVMAVRMYIKYRHNTYQMVRTTSVLFFQIVFAFLIPEIMVRLQMPYYDFKNIFPLDFDFFFQWNLRSLLNSGGIGLFILVWGIVLTLVVVPVMVYFFGKRWYCSWVCGCGGLAETLGDPYRQHSSKSLFSWKVERWLVHGVLVFVVGMTLMTLYSFFTQSGTVIGIKTQSVQSAYSFLIGAIFAGVIGTGFYPIFGNRVWCRFGCPLAAYLGFVQRFKSRFRITTNGGQCISCGNCSTYCEQGIDVRAYAQKGENIVRSSCVGCGVCSAVCPRGVLNLENGPLKGRINPTEVLLGNDVDLMELVNKKS; translated from the coding sequence AAGAATATAGGCCTACTCATTTTTCTGGTCGGTTTGGGAATATTTGCCCTCCTGCCATTGACCGGCACCTTCACATTAAGCGGGGAAAGTTTACAAACCGTACTAAAGGAACAGAATATCCAGAGCGAACTCTTTGTCACTGAAATGGAGAACAATGTGGTAGGCAAAGAATTTAATGGCATAGGCGCGCTCTCGTCAAAAGTCACGTCTGCTCTAGAAAACACCAACGCCCAACACCGTAAGAATAAGGAATACAACAAAATTATGTATACCAGTCCTCACGATATGGCCGCTACTTTTGCCAAAATTTCGGGTGAGGGTTTTATAGTATCCAACAAGATATTGATGTGGTTCCTCACTTTTGGCCTAGCCATTATTGGCGCACTTCTTTTTATCCTTCCCAATGTAATTTTATTGGGTAAAAAAGGTATTAAAAATGACGGTATTTATCATGAGAACGCCACCAACAAGGGCTGGATCGCATGGTTGGTCTTTATATTTTTGGTCTCTTTCTACCTAGTACTTTATTTCCGACCGGAATATGCAGTAAATTGGACCTACACCCTGGATCCACTTAGCCAATGGCTAAGCGGAAACCCAGCTGGACATTGGTTTGTTTACGGGTTTATGTACAGCACTGTGATGAGTGTAATGGCCGTACGGATGTATATAAAATACCGACACAACACCTATCAAATGGTCAGGACCACATCCGTGCTTTTCTTTCAGATTGTCTTTGCCTTTCTGATCCCAGAGATTATGGTGCGCTTACAAATGCCCTATTACGATTTTAAGAATATCTTCCCCTTGGATTTTGATTTCTTTTTCCAATGGAACCTAAGGTCGCTACTGAACAGTGGTGGAATTGGACTATTTATTTTGGTTTGGGGGATTGTGCTCACTTTGGTTGTAGTTCCGGTAATGGTCTATTTTTTTGGAAAGCGATGGTATTGTTCCTGGGTATGTGGATGTGGGGGATTGGCCGAAACCCTGGGGGACCCTTACCGTCAACATTCCAGCAAATCTTTGTTTTCATGGAAGGTAGAGCGCTGGCTAGTACACGGAGTACTTGTTTTTGTCGTAGGAATGACCCTTATGACCCTGTACAGCTTTTTTACACAGTCTGGTACTGTAATAGGCATAAAGACGCAGAGCGTACAGAGCGCCTATAGTTTCTTAATCGGAGCCATTTTTGCCGGGGTGATCGGCACCGGGTTCTATCCAATTTTCGGCAACAGGGTATGGTGCCGTTTTGGATGTCCTCTTGCCGCATATTTGGGATTCGTTCAACGATTTAAATCGCGCTTTAGGATCACTACCAACGGTGGCCAATGTATATCTTGTGGCAATTGCTCTACCTACTGTGAACAAGGTATTGATGTTAGGGCCTATGCACAGAAAGGAGAAAACATTGTTAGATCTAGCTGCGTAGGCTGCGGAGTATGTTCCGCTGTTTGTCCCAGAGGAGTATTAAATTTGGAAAATGGCCCTTTAAAAGGCAGAATCAATCCCACCGAAGTGTTACTAGGCAATGATGTAGACTTAATGGAATTGGTGAATAAAAAATCATAA